In Dyadobacter subterraneus, a single genomic region encodes these proteins:
- a CDS encoding C25 family cysteine peptidase produces MYSRQTLFYAFLMLISIFSFSEEVCAQTPWSGKYGNEWLSDKYGNEWVKIGVNQSGILNVKLPSSFQNRVGQLHLYHRGVEVALTNVSATEIEFYGVLNDGASDALLYRPYTGVRSNPYYSLYSDESSYFLTYSPATTKMAVNQEKLAVSGTPELYHLQKEVKVYTESDTYDGSQNLVFHALDQSYMVEGKSRSSKAYYKRTGDNPSGNPIYNFQFQLKNLVAVQVQQPMIEILLNGRTFATNKIKASIGKTLTSLANYSSLIEFADFIPLKKQFFVNSKSDIDESGQGFFQLESVQVTDQSATTGIYSVTYTKLEYPQSFNMSGVSSAKFNLVPTPNSVSNVSITNSPVDAKIYDITDPDNPRILSGSYTGTTLNVMISRKVNQELNLLVTSNVISIAVDKVSSISFKKFDPATNDYLIVTNEALYSAANEYSNYRKSSIGGEYKTLLVKIKDIYNQFNYGEPSPVALRRFTDYMIHNAPRSKHNLLLIGTSTTISTKLTLNREIPEDVPTIGFPGSDILLVEGLNGKTTADIPTIPIGRINATNPEQVLNYLSKVIYYDQTKTSYSWKKKILHLNGGKSATEITEFKDFLAALAPIVETGEVGGKVKAIVKQSTIEVEKANISSDVNDGVGMISYMGHGDPTVTDFDMGYMSDAANAYQNFGKYPLMYFNGCGVGNIFNGRNNPSPTASDRLPQSSDWINSSNKGSIAVIANSYYSFQASSSRYLKELYNLIFGSTGDTNLTIGQIQRAVGASIKSQTYSDYDIANIHQSLLQGDPALVLIKVDEPDYTVSTESAIRLYSESPEKTIAKSKTLRTEVVVSNGGKYSSHEMIPVRINYFFADGTSSFVNVSIPAVAFEDTLFFTFDNKKALNKITFSIDPENKIKELNEDNNYSELLIEWDRAEDVNLYPSENLKDIVPPQISVTINNERIKNDAIVSPNPQIGIQILDNRALSADTTLVDVYMKGCSDNSCDFERLSYKLNNIKVITSEDGSLSLTYSSKDLLAGYYELLVSAKDLAGNVTVQSLTLRFQVSESVSNDMNIVASPNPASDYLHFEMSGGDKSYSSLRTVIYDINGNILSTQDVKPELRNWYWIPTNQNSGLYIYKIFMTDSTGQENTISGKVALSR; encoded by the coding sequence ATGTACAGCAGACAAACTCTTTTTTATGCCTTTCTCATGCTAATATCAATCTTCTCTTTTAGCGAAGAAGTATGTGCACAGACGCCCTGGAGTGGTAAATATGGAAATGAATGGCTATCTGATAAATACGGAAATGAATGGGTTAAAATAGGAGTAAATCAAAGTGGTATTCTTAACGTAAAATTACCTTCTTCATTTCAAAATAGAGTTGGACAGCTTCATCTATATCATCGAGGTGTTGAAGTAGCGTTAACAAATGTAAGCGCAACTGAAATTGAATTTTATGGAGTTCTGAATGATGGTGCAAGTGACGCTCTCTTATACAGGCCGTATACGGGTGTTCGATCTAATCCATATTATAGTTTGTATTCAGATGAAAGTTCTTACTTTTTAACCTACTCACCGGCAACAACAAAAATGGCGGTGAATCAGGAAAAGTTAGCTGTTTCAGGAACACCTGAATTATACCATCTCCAAAAGGAAGTTAAAGTTTATACAGAAAGTGACACCTATGACGGATCTCAGAACCTTGTGTTTCATGCATTAGATCAAAGCTACATGGTTGAAGGTAAATCCAGATCAAGCAAAGCATATTATAAAAGAACTGGCGATAATCCAAGTGGAAATCCCATTTATAACTTTCAGTTTCAGTTAAAAAATCTTGTGGCTGTTCAGGTCCAACAGCCAATGATTGAAATATTATTAAATGGTAGGACTTTCGCTACTAATAAAATTAAAGCATCAATTGGAAAGACATTAACTTCTTTAGCTAATTATTCAAGTCTAATAGAATTTGCGGATTTTATCCCTTTAAAAAAACAATTCTTTGTCAATTCGAAGTCAGATATTGATGAAAGCGGACAAGGTTTTTTTCAGTTAGAATCCGTACAAGTTACAGATCAAAGTGCTACAACCGGAATATATTCCGTTACCTATACGAAGCTGGAATATCCGCAAAGTTTTAATATGAGTGGGGTAAGCTCGGCTAAATTTAATCTTGTACCTACACCAAACTCCGTAAGTAATGTTAGTATTACAAATTCTCCGGTTGATGCTAAAATTTACGACATTACAGATCCTGATAATCCAAGAATTTTGTCAGGTTCGTACACGGGAACTACACTAAATGTAATGATTTCAAGAAAGGTTAATCAGGAATTAAATCTATTAGTGACAAGTAATGTGATTTCTATTGCTGTTGATAAAGTATCCTCAATTTCCTTTAAGAAATTTGATCCGGCAACAAATGATTACCTTATCGTTACGAATGAAGCATTATATAGTGCGGCAAATGAGTATTCGAACTATCGTAAATCTTCGATTGGTGGTGAATACAAAACTCTGCTTGTGAAGATTAAGGACATATACAATCAATTTAATTATGGAGAACCAAGTCCCGTTGCACTTCGCCGATTTACAGATTATATGATTCATAACGCTCCAAGGAGCAAACATAACCTACTTTTAATAGGTACATCAACGACAATTTCAACTAAGTTAACATTGAATAGAGAAATACCGGAAGATGTACCAACTATTGGATTTCCAGGTTCGGATATCTTATTGGTTGAAGGGCTAAATGGTAAAACCACTGCGGATATTCCTACAATTCCAATAGGGAGGATTAATGCAACGAATCCTGAACAAGTATTGAACTATCTTAGTAAAGTCATTTACTACGATCAAACAAAAACTTCGTACTCCTGGAAGAAAAAAATATTACATTTAAATGGTGGGAAATCTGCTACTGAAATTACTGAATTTAAAGATTTTCTTGCAGCACTTGCACCAATTGTGGAGACAGGCGAGGTTGGTGGTAAAGTTAAGGCAATTGTTAAACAAAGTACGATTGAAGTTGAAAAGGCAAATATCTCTTCTGATGTCAATGATGGTGTTGGAATGATCTCTTATATGGGGCATGGTGATCCAACCGTAACGGATTTTGATATGGGCTATATGTCTGATGCAGCTAATGCTTACCAAAATTTTGGAAAGTATCCACTTATGTACTTCAATGGCTGTGGAGTAGGCAATATTTTTAATGGTAGAAACAACCCAAGTCCAACAGCCTCAGATAGGCTTCCACAATCATCGGATTGGATTAATAGTAGTAATAAAGGTTCTATTGCCGTTATAGCTAATTCATATTATAGCTTTCAGGCATCCTCATCCAGATATTTAAAGGAATTGTATAATCTTATTTTTGGAAGTACCGGAGATACTAATCTTACAATTGGTCAGATACAAAGAGCAGTTGGAGCCTCAATTAAATCGCAAACTTATAGCGACTACGATATTGCTAATATTCATCAATCTCTTTTGCAAGGAGATCCGGCGTTAGTCTTAATAAAAGTAGATGAGCCAGATTATACCGTGAGTACTGAAAGTGCAATACGTCTTTATTCTGAATCCCCTGAGAAGACAATTGCCAAGTCGAAAACGTTACGAACAGAGGTGGTAGTTTCAAATGGAGGTAAGTATAGTAGCCATGAGATGATACCAGTGCGAATCAATTATTTTTTCGCAGACGGTACATCAAGTTTTGTAAATGTTTCAATTCCTGCAGTGGCTTTTGAAGACACGTTATTTTTTACGTTTGACAATAAGAAGGCATTAAATAAAATTACTTTTTCGATTGATCCTGAAAATAAAATAAAAGAGTTAAATGAAGATAATAATTATTCGGAATTATTAATAGAATGGGATAGAGCGGAGGATGTAAATCTGTACCCAAGTGAAAATCTAAAAGATATTGTGCCGCCTCAGATAAGTGTTACGATTAATAATGAACGAATCAAAAACGATGCTATTGTTTCTCCCAATCCTCAAATAGGTATTCAAATCCTGGATAACCGAGCATTATCGGCAGACACAACCTTAGTGGATGTGTACATGAAGGGTTGTAGCGATAACAGCTGTGATTTTGAACGACTATCTTATAAGTTAAACAATATAAAAGTTATTACTAGTGAGGACGGAAGTTTAAGTCTTACTTATTCATCAAAAGATCTGTTGGCTGGTTATTATGAGTTATTAGTTTCTGCAAAAGATCTTGCAGGGAATGTGACAGTTCAGTCATTAACATTGCGCTTCCAAGTTTCTGAATCAGTTTCAAATGATATGAATATTGTCGCTTCGCCAAATCCTGCTTCGGACTACTTACATTTCGAAATGTCTGGTGGTGATAAATCGTATAGCTCGCTTAGGACAGTAATATACGATATCAATGGAAATATACTAAGTACACAAGATGTTAAGCCTGAATTGAGAAATTGGTACTGGATTCCGACGAATCAAAATTCTGGTCTCTATATATATAAGATTTTTATGACTGATAGCACAGGACAGGAAAATACAATTTCCGGGAAAGTAGCTTTGTCGCGCTAA
- a CDS encoding C25 family cysteine peptidase yields MHKKFTLHVSTVFRIAAIAFLGVMLGILETKAQTKWSGVYGNEWLAGKYGQTWLKIGVIQNGIQKVLLPAAFQNKSGQLHLYHRGKEVALTSATATEIEFYGIVNDGASDALLYRPYTGTKANPYYSWYSDESSYFLTFSDSPANIAVTQGNIATSGTPEPYHLQEDLKLYTNSDTYDGSQNIVLHALDQSYLIEGKGRSSQAFYRRNSATPGGNPIFGYGFQLKNLAVDPARSPVVELLLNGRTYSNNIIKASVGKTSGSLSAYPQLIQFSDFIPFKTQYSITPGIDVDANGNGYLQLESTQITDQSSSTGVFSVTYLKLIYPQSFDMSGVNSMTFNLLPTTNESSNVSITNAPSNAKVYDVSDPDSPRIISGNYVGTTLNLMVQRVSNTELNLLVTNEAIANTRFTSGALTTFTNYDPAGSDYLVITNETLFNAASDYVSYRGTTAGGSYKTVLVKIKDIYNQFNYGEPSPVAIRRFVDYMVRRAPRAKHNLLLIGPSTTLSGKLVLNRELNEDVPTIGFPGSDVLLVEGLADGTAEVPAIPVGRISATTSGQVNNYLDKVKTYESQLQQATRKKIMHINGGLYDGETSKFAGYLNDYVPLVTGTAFKGTVTAKVKGATDFAYPSNALNIADDVNGGFGMMTYFGHGSSHYTDYDIGYVTDPARGYTNEGKYPIMYFNGCGVGNIFNGGFSPFPTATLADQIPLSSDWLLASKKGSVAIIGNSYYAFESSSENYLGKLYQGIFKSDAERQTIGLIHKATAKLVIDGGASDYDVANNHQSLLFGDPALKVLSLSSPLPVDLVLFEAKLIGIEKVQLNWKTAWEKNNSHFLVQRSYNAKNFEVIGMVEGKGDTNSESSYTFIDNSPNAGDNYYRLVQVDISGNTGSVSGDDTYSRIVSIKIPNTSQVVLQPNPTPDKFVIKLQTNVEIKFWNLINIQGRSLKVNGSGSEVDLANYPAGEYIIELHTENGDVYRKKVVKF; encoded by the coding sequence ATGCACAAAAAATTTACTTTACACGTAAGCACCGTATTTCGAATAGCAGCAATTGCCTTTTTGGGTGTGATGCTGGGAATACTGGAGACTAAGGCTCAAACAAAATGGAGCGGGGTTTATGGAAATGAATGGTTGGCTGGAAAGTATGGACAAACTTGGCTTAAGATTGGGGTTATTCAAAATGGAATTCAAAAAGTATTGTTGCCAGCAGCTTTTCAAAATAAGTCGGGCCAGTTACATCTATATCATCGCGGAAAAGAGGTGGCATTGACAAGTGCAACTGCAACGGAAATCGAATTTTATGGAATTGTAAATGACGGTGCATCCGACGCTTTGTTGTATCGTCCATATACTGGTACAAAGGCTAATCCTTATTATAGCTGGTATTCAGATGAAAGTTCGTATTTTCTGACATTTTCAGATTCTCCTGCCAATATTGCAGTAACGCAAGGTAACATCGCTACATCCGGGACACCAGAACCTTATCATCTTCAAGAGGATTTAAAACTTTACACAAATTCTGATACGTATGATGGTTCGCAAAATATCGTACTTCATGCATTAGATCAGAGTTATTTAATTGAAGGAAAAGGTAGGTCTAGTCAGGCATTCTATCGTCGAAACAGCGCTACGCCTGGCGGAAATCCGATTTTCGGTTATGGATTTCAATTGAAAAATTTAGCCGTAGATCCTGCAAGATCTCCCGTTGTTGAACTTTTACTTAATGGAAGAACGTATAGTAATAATATTATTAAAGCATCAGTCGGAAAAACATCTGGTTCATTGAGTGCTTATCCGCAACTTATCCAGTTTTCAGATTTCATCCCTTTTAAAACACAATATTCTATTACTCCTGGTATTGATGTCGATGCGAATGGTAATGGATATTTGCAATTGGAATCTACACAGATTACGGATCAAAGTTCGTCAACCGGTGTTTTTTCAGTTACATATTTGAAATTAATTTATCCTCAATCTTTTGATATGTCTGGGGTCAATTCCATGACATTTAATTTGCTGCCCACAACAAATGAGTCCAGTAATGTTAGCATTACAAATGCACCTTCAAATGCTAAGGTGTATGATGTTTCTGACCCGGATTCACCGAGAATTATTTCTGGTAATTATGTTGGGACTACATTGAATTTAATGGTGCAAAGAGTTAGTAACACTGAATTAAATCTGTTAGTAACAAATGAGGCAATCGCAAATACTAGATTTACTAGCGGAGCCTTGACAACTTTCACCAATTATGATCCTGCCGGAAGTGACTACCTGGTTATAACAAATGAAACACTATTTAATGCTGCTTCAGATTATGTTTCTTATCGTGGAACAACTGCTGGTGGTAGTTACAAAACCGTGCTAGTCAAAATAAAAGACATTTACAACCAGTTTAATTATGGAGAACCTAGTCCAGTTGCGATAAGAAGATTTGTTGATTATATGGTTCGCCGCGCTCCACGTGCAAAGCATAATTTACTTCTGATTGGTCCTTCGACAACTTTATCTGGTAAACTAGTATTAAACCGTGAATTAAATGAGGACGTGCCAACAATCGGATTTCCCGGATCGGATGTCCTACTTGTTGAAGGCCTTGCGGATGGAACGGCAGAGGTGCCTGCAATTCCAGTTGGAAGAATCTCTGCGACTACTAGTGGTCAGGTAAACAATTATCTTGACAAGGTGAAAACATATGAGTCACAACTTCAACAGGCAACCAGGAAGAAAATTATGCATATTAACGGAGGCCTTTATGATGGCGAAACCTCCAAATTTGCAGGTTATCTTAATGATTACGTGCCCCTTGTTACCGGAACTGCGTTTAAAGGAACAGTAACTGCGAAAGTTAAAGGAGCTACGGACTTTGCCTATCCATCAAACGCTTTAAATATTGCGGATGATGTAAATGGAGGTTTTGGAATGATGACTTATTTTGGACATGGATCATCCCATTACACGGATTATGATATAGGATATGTTACCGATCCTGCAAGAGGTTATACCAACGAGGGGAAATATCCTATCATGTATTTCAACGGATGCGGTGTAGGAAATATTTTTAATGGAGGATTTTCCCCTTTTCCAACAGCGACATTGGCAGACCAGATACCACTTAGTTCAGATTGGTTGCTTGCCAGCAAAAAAGGGTCTGTGGCGATTATTGGAAATAGTTATTATGCCTTCGAAAGTTCTTCAGAGAATTATTTGGGTAAATTATATCAGGGAATATTTAAAAGTGATGCAGAAAGACAAACAATAGGTCTGATTCATAAAGCAACAGCGAAATTAGTAATAGATGGTGGTGCAAGTGACTATGACGTGGCGAATAACCATCAATCATTATTATTTGGAGATCCTGCTTTGAAAGTCCTTAGTTTATCTAGTCCATTACCTGTTGATCTTGTATTGTTCGAGGCGAAATTAATTGGAATTGAAAAAGTGCAATTAAACTGGAAAACTGCCTGGGAAAAAAACAATAGTCACTTCTTGGTCCAACGTAGTTATAATGCTAAGAATTTTGAGGTTATCGGTATGGTTGAAGGAAAAGGTGACACAAATTCTGAAAGTTCATACACTTTCATAGACAATAGCCCAAATGCAGGAGATAATTATTACAGGCTGGTACAAGTTGATATTTCAGGTAATACTGGTTCTGTAAGCGGGGATGATACATATTCAAGAATTGTATCAATCAAGATTCCTAACACAAGTCAAGTAGTTCTTCAACCTAATCCCACCCCCGATAAATTCGTTATTAAATTACAAACTAATGTTGAGATTAAATTTTGGAATTTAATCAACATTCAAGGACGTTCTCTAAAAGTTAATGGCTCTGGTAGTGAAGTTGACTTGGCCAATTATCCTGCAGGAGAATATATTATTGAATTGCATACTGAAAACGGGGATGTTTACAGAAAGAAGGTAGTGAAATTTTAG
- the acpP gene encoding acyl carrier protein — protein sequence MKERIIKILNNFGVDKSAVSDDANFMKDLGFDSLDTVDLMMQLEQEFNIAIPDEDYSKIVTVKSLVEYLEERQAIPA from the coding sequence ATGAAAGAACGTATTATTAAAATTTTGAACAACTTCGGCGTTGATAAAAGTGCGGTGTCTGACGATGCAAATTTCATGAAGGATCTTGGTTTTGACAGCCTTGATACGGTGGATCTGATGATGCAGCTTGAACAGGAATTCAATATTGCTATTCCTGATGAAGATTATTCAAAGATTGTGACTGTGAAAAGTCTGGTTGAATATCTAGAAGAGCGCCAGGCAATTCCGGCCTGA
- a CDS encoding response regulator transcription factor, protein MKKRIIIVEDNISIREGFRAVLDTIEKYEVMNLYSNAEDALENLDQDLPDIVLMDIELPGLDGIAGTTRIKKQYPDCIVLIITVLEDSEKVFRSLCAGAGGYIVKNSNISEIVQNIDEALAGGAPMSLSIARMVVQSFQQQQNSPLTERETEVLQSIAEGKSYSKIALDLYVSKETIRSHIKNIYRKLEVSSKADAIKVANSNKWVTGRTL, encoded by the coding sequence ATGAAGAAAAGGATAATAATTGTTGAGGATAATATTTCTATCCGTGAAGGTTTCCGGGCGGTTTTGGATACGATTGAAAAGTACGAAGTAATGAATTTGTACAGCAATGCTGAGGACGCGCTAGAAAATCTGGATCAGGACCTTCCCGATATTGTTTTGATGGATATAGAACTTCCGGGATTGGATGGCATTGCTGGTACAACCAGGATTAAAAAGCAATATCCGGATTGTATTGTTTTGATTATCACAGTATTAGAAGATAGTGAAAAAGTTTTTCGTTCTCTTTGTGCAGGTGCCGGCGGCTATATAGTTAAGAATTCCAATATCTCGGAAATTGTCCAGAACATAGATGAGGCGCTTGCTGGCGGAGCACCAATGAGCTTGTCAATTGCAAGAATGGTTGTGCAGTCTTTCCAGCAACAACAGAATTCGCCGTTGACAGAACGTGAAACAGAAGTATTACAAAGTATTGCAGAAGGGAAAAGCTATTCAAAAATAGCGCTGGACTTATATGTAAGTAAGGAAACGATAAGAAGTCACATCAAAAATATTTACCGGAAACTTGAAGTATCCAGCAAGGCGGATGCCATAAAAGTAGCAAATTCTAACAAATGGGTAACCGGAAGAACGTTGTAA
- a CDS encoding sensor histidine kinase: MIHEKLINYFLTPELRNKLHPEYDEVRTIVSGTIVATTLLLILPIPLFFFPPPLIGYYGLAGLGICILFSLKYYGIYWPPLILLMLSSYWVIVNDTLETGAIDSPAVTTLYLLLLTGFWFNRRLGLFMICFNILAIIFIFYSIQEPTEQNLYAVVSHIVLTIFFGVFFWFVQEQHDAARLQIREQQHIRIDLLDRAVKDRTQQLSTMRQNLASDFHDETGNMLSAITRQAAILKLKLKDQPTVLAVVDNIIMNSDQLYASSRDFLWSVNNNSDDPQELFAYLTSFGQVFYNQFDIAFSAKSAIYTVVESVQLQAFASRHIIFIFKEAMTNVAKHSGAREVFLEMAVFQDHVSISLQDDGSWKEPQEGQPHNGLHNMEKRSRENDFRFKVYGSSQGTRLQIEAPVHFTIVE; encoded by the coding sequence ATGATACATGAAAAGCTGATTAATTATTTTTTGACACCTGAGCTGCGAAACAAATTGCATCCGGAGTATGACGAAGTACGTACCATCGTAAGTGGAACTATTGTAGCCACGACTTTGCTGCTGATACTGCCGATTCCGCTGTTTTTTTTTCCGCCACCGCTTATTGGGTATTATGGATTGGCAGGTCTTGGCATTTGTATTCTGTTTTCTTTAAAATACTATGGGATCTACTGGCCTCCGTTAATTCTTTTAATGCTAAGCAGTTATTGGGTTATCGTAAATGATACGCTGGAAACAGGTGCCATTGATTCGCCGGCTGTCACGACACTCTATCTGCTCTTGCTCACCGGATTCTGGTTTAACAGGAGGCTCGGGCTTTTTATGATTTGTTTTAATATTCTGGCAATCATTTTTATTTTTTATTCCATTCAGGAACCTACCGAGCAAAACCTTTATGCGGTGGTTTCTCATATAGTCCTCACCATTTTTTTTGGTGTTTTTTTCTGGTTTGTACAGGAGCAGCACGACGCTGCACGTTTGCAGATCAGGGAGCAGCAGCACATCAGGATAGATCTGCTGGACAGAGCAGTAAAAGACCGGACACAGCAATTGTCAACAATGAGACAAAACCTGGCCAGTGATTTTCATGATGAAACCGGAAATATGTTGTCAGCAATTACCCGGCAGGCTGCTATTTTGAAATTGAAATTAAAGGATCAGCCGACAGTCCTTGCGGTCGTTGATAATATTATCATGAACAGTGATCAGCTTTATGCTTCCAGCCGTGATTTTCTTTGGAGTGTTAATAATAATAGTGATGATCCTCAGGAGCTTTTTGCTTACCTGACCTCGTTTGGACAAGTTTTTTATAACCAGTTTGATATTGCATTTTCCGCCAAGTCAGCCATATATACAGTAGTTGAGTCGGTTCAGTTACAGGCATTTGCGTCACGTCATATTATTTTTATTTTTAAGGAAGCGATGACAAATGTAGCTAAACATTCCGGAGCCAGAGAAGTGTTTTTAGAAATGGCTGTTTTTCAGGATCATGTTTCTATTTCCTTGCAGGATGATGGTTCTTGGAAAGAGCCCCAGGAAGGACAGCCGCATAACGGGCTCCATAATATGGAAAAGAGAAGCAGAGAAAATGATTTCAGATTTAAGGTGTACGGGAGCTCGCAGGGAACCAGGCTGCAAATTGAAGCTCCTGTGCATTTCACTATAGTAGAGTAA
- a CDS encoding T9SS type A sorting domain-containing protein produces the protein MGKLPLQIFIYLILFPAICTAQVTVTYPANRIVFQRDNSNQASVVIAGYFAGCADRIEARFVPRETGQGTAAPAGGGWATVQENPRSGNFYGSVSVTGGWYKLEVRIIVDNAVTVTTTVERVGIGEVFVVAGQSNATGGDNNANGPGATDDRVNSVNFQNYNAQNSPSIAPYSAIHLPCPEFVHLDDITKTSPFGNYAWCWGAFGDSLVKKLQVPVMIFNAGWSSTGVRNWKESIPVNGTTTSDFGFQFPAGLPFGHIRITLNNYIAQLGVRAILWHQGETDNMVSRTREDYLSDIREVIKATRDLSGKDNLAWVVSRASRFNVDGATRTWQPVIDAQNDVIGLGSHGNDLNYKMANVFPGPETDAFYDINYRNSDQVHFTGNGLLHLAGWWREKLNDDFFKNSTPYPATPPPNVSVLRTETANVVFQAPDGLKTYDWISGNNCNTSVANSRQWTIGDGDYQLKATDAFNNVILSAKIRVPLSSTPASIAGNLDVSQQMITNSVNNLLVNDCKIIAKITPAENSSIINQTLTAKAYIDGSVQSYQNSPYVQRHFDIKLSTTNSNPLARITLFFTQNDFDAFNSVSSVDIPSTPSDQSGKNNLRVIQFSGTSSGNTAAQNSYNGNRTQITPASVNWNSTLNSWEVSFDMTSTGGFFLGTTSTPLPVTLTYFKGNPNGSTAVLDWETSAETNSAYFEVERSTDAIHFQTIAKQFAAGNSATTEHYNHQDNSLPSGIYYYRLKQVDLDDSYHYSRVISVKISTESSVRIFPNPVSDQLSIQSEIEINSVEIINSFGIKLQSNMVNKNSLQLDMSKFPSGLYIIRVNNEGLKIVKK, from the coding sequence ATGGGAAAATTACCTCTACAAATTTTTATTTATTTAATCCTATTTCCCGCAATTTGTACTGCGCAAGTCACAGTAACTTATCCTGCCAACCGGATTGTTTTTCAACGTGATAATTCGAACCAGGCTTCAGTGGTTATTGCAGGCTATTTTGCAGGCTGCGCGGATCGGATCGAAGCACGTTTTGTTCCAAGAGAAACAGGGCAAGGCACAGCGGCTCCCGCTGGCGGCGGCTGGGCAACGGTTCAGGAAAATCCTCGAAGCGGTAATTTTTACGGTTCCGTGTCCGTCACCGGTGGATGGTATAAATTGGAAGTCAGGATTATCGTGGATAATGCGGTAACAGTCACAACAACAGTTGAACGTGTTGGTATAGGTGAAGTTTTTGTAGTAGCCGGCCAATCCAATGCCACGGGTGGAGATAATAACGCAAATGGTCCAGGCGCTACCGACGACCGTGTGAACAGTGTCAATTTTCAAAATTACAATGCCCAAAATTCACCATCCATTGCTCCGTATTCCGCAATCCATTTGCCTTGCCCGGAATTTGTCCACCTTGATGATATCACCAAAACGTCCCCATTTGGAAATTATGCCTGGTGCTGGGGTGCATTTGGAGATAGCCTGGTAAAAAAACTTCAGGTTCCTGTTATGATTTTTAATGCCGGCTGGTCGAGTACGGGAGTTAGAAACTGGAAAGAATCCATTCCAGTAAACGGTACAACAACCAGTGATTTTGGTTTTCAATTTCCTGCGGGACTACCGTTCGGACATATAAGAATTACACTGAATAACTACATAGCACAGCTGGGTGTACGCGCAATTCTGTGGCATCAGGGAGAAACTGATAATATGGTAAGCCGTACCCGGGAAGATTATTTATCCGATATCCGGGAGGTGATTAAGGCTACCCGGGATTTATCCGGAAAAGACAACCTGGCCTGGGTGGTATCAAGAGCCTCCCGCTTCAATGTAGATGGCGCAACCCGAACCTGGCAGCCTGTTATCGACGCGCAAAATGACGTTATTGGTTTGGGAAGCCATGGTAATGATTTAAATTATAAAATGGCTAATGTATTTCCCGGACCCGAAACGGATGCTTTCTATGATATTAATTACAGAAATAGCGATCAGGTTCATTTTACCGGTAACGGACTTTTACATTTAGCCGGATGGTGGAGGGAGAAATTGAATGATGATTTTTTCAAAAACTCTACACCATATCCTGCTACCCCACCGCCAAATGTTTCAGTTTTAAGGACAGAAACTGCAAACGTTGTTTTCCAGGCACCAGATGGTCTGAAAACATACGACTGGATTTCGGGTAATAATTGCAATACCAGTGTTGCAAATAGCCGCCAGTGGACAATCGGCGATGGTGACTATCAGCTAAAAGCCACAGATGCATTTAACAATGTTATTTTGTCCGCAAAAATCAGGGTCCCGCTTAGCAGTACACCTGCTTCTATTGCAGGAAATCTGGATGTTAGCCAACAAATGATCACGAACTCTGTCAACAATCTTCTTGTAAACGATTGCAAGATTATAGCTAAAATCACACCTGCTGAAAATTCCTCTATTATTAATCAAACCCTGACAGCAAAAGCGTATATAGACGGTTCCGTTCAATCCTATCAAAATTCTCCTTACGTGCAAAGACATTTTGATATCAAATTAAGTACTACCAATAGTAATCCTCTTGCCCGGATAACATTATTTTTCACCCAAAATGACTTTGACGCATTTAACTCCGTTAGCAGTGTCGATATTCCCAGCACTCCCTCGGATCAAAGCGGAAAAAACAATTTGCGTGTAATTCAGTTCAGCGGAACATCTTCCGGAAATACGGCTGCTCAAAATAGCTACAATGGTAACCGTACTCAGATAACACCGGCATCGGTAAACTGGAATTCGACTCTAAATAGTTGGGAAGTCAGTTTTGATATGACAAGTACAGGAGGATTTTTCCTGGGCACTACCAGCACCCCTTTACCCGTTACTTTGACATATTTTAAAGGAAATCCGAACGGCTCAACAGCGGTCCTGGACTGGGAAACTAGTGCTGAAACTAATTCAGCGTATTTTGAAGTTGAAAGGAGCACAGATGCAATTCATTTTCAGACTATTGCAAAACAATTTGCCGCCGGGAATTCAGCAACAACTGAACATTACAATCATCAGGACAATTCATTGCCGTCAGGCATCTATTATTACCGCCTGAAACAGGTTGATCTGGACGATTCTTACCATTACAGTCGTGTTATCAGTGTAAAAATAAGTACCGAATCGTCTGTCAGAATTTTCCCAAATCCGGTTTCCGATCAACTTAGTATTCAATCTGAAATTGAAATAAACTCAGTTGAAATTATAAATTCATTTGGGATAAAATTACAATCCAACATGGTGAATAAGAATTCCTTACAGCTGGATATGAGTAAATTTCCTTCCGGACTGTATATAATCCGGGTCAATAATGAAGGTTTGAAAATTGTCAAAAAGTAA